In Halobaculum magnesiiphilum, the following proteins share a genomic window:
- a CDS encoding CBS domain-containing protein — MNVADAMTPRADLVTVSLPGSRDDVLTYLQEYRFSSVPVVKGEGDEEVYRGLVSRDDLIEKPDEDQLALLMRDVPTVTPETNLRDAAQVMIGGSRRVPVVEERNGDTLAGIVTVTDIVAAIARDEVDTDAVCGDVAGTDVNTVYTGTPLTVAERQLFFANVPYAVALGEDGDMAGMLTEVDVLEVARVVEGEDNTGDSIADQDDDWKWEGIKAVGAAYVPTRNVEIPAEPVTEFMTEDVRTVSRTRSVQEAAQEMITEDIEQVPLQAGGELVGIVRDVHLLEAL; from the coding sequence ATGAACGTAGCAGACGCGATGACGCCGCGAGCGGATCTCGTCACGGTGTCGCTCCCCGGCAGTCGCGACGACGTCCTCACGTACCTCCAGGAGTACCGCTTCTCGTCGGTTCCGGTGGTGAAGGGCGAGGGCGACGAGGAGGTGTACCGCGGCCTCGTCTCCCGGGACGACCTCATCGAGAAGCCCGACGAGGACCAGCTGGCGCTGTTGATGCGGGACGTGCCGACGGTCACGCCCGAGACGAACCTCCGCGACGCCGCGCAGGTGATGATCGGCGGCAGCCGTCGCGTTCCCGTCGTCGAGGAGCGCAACGGCGACACCCTGGCGGGGATCGTCACCGTCACCGACATCGTCGCCGCGATCGCCCGCGACGAGGTCGACACCGACGCCGTCTGCGGCGACGTGGCCGGCACCGACGTGAACACCGTGTACACCGGCACGCCGCTGACGGTCGCCGAGCGCCAGCTGTTCTTCGCGAACGTCCCGTACGCGGTCGCGCTGGGCGAGGACGGCGACATGGCCGGCATGCTCACCGAGGTCGACGTGCTCGAGGTCGCCCGCGTCGTCGAGGGCGAGGACAACACCGGCGACTCCATCGCCGATCAGGACGACGACTGGAAGTGGGAGGGCATCAAGGCCGTCGGCGCGGCGTACGTGCCCACGCGGAACGTCGAGATCCCCGCGGAGCCGGTCACGGAGTTCATGACCGAGGACGTGCGGACGGTCTCGCGGACGCGGTCGGTGCAGGAGGCCGCCCAGGAGATGATCACCGAGGACATCGAACAGGTGCCCCTGCAGGCCGGCGGCGAGCTCGTCGGCATCGTGCGCGACGTGCACCTGTTGGAGGCGCTGTAG
- a CDS encoding DUF7556 family protein, with product MTTRHTGCEPGEVMASVDESSAEFVIADLACDDAWLSVGEADAPVLENWC from the coding sequence ATGACAACGAGGCACACGGGGTGCGAGCCCGGTGAGGTGATGGCGTCGGTGGACGAGAGCTCCGCGGAGTTCGTCATCGCGGACCTCGCATGCGACGACGCCTGGCTCTCCGTCGGCGAGGCCGACGCCCCGGTGCTCGAAAACTGGTGTTGA
- a CDS encoding methyl-accepting chemotaxis protein, producing the protein MPLLARLRAWVTGTDPNEPLADGGVTVQSGADSAGMPESDAAADEDDELNVDDDLLLDGMGSPVFMVDADGEIVAWNSAIEELTGASAEEAIGHEHASEMFYPDGRRAQTLADKVLEHPKSVHEEFGVDLEDESMWLYSDTSVMTDQHGVDRDIYFTAMPLYEDDELVAVVETVRDRTDQVQRQKAVEDLVDELGATMGLLTEGNLDARASFEDENDCLDDRLLDVICDLNEMAEAFEETAAGVDEGTARLEDSVEEAVDAAEEIAENVGEQNELLSEGVSEMQTFSASMEEVAATAEEVDTAAEQAREAATDGLDASEDAREATEEVTEIGEELVDSVTDLGDRMDDIESVVEVISDVAEQTNLLALNANIEAARAGKDGDGFAVVAEEVKTLADETRQHTEQITGNIEQLQNRTDSTVVAAEQSHQQIDHAADQIDDVLVAFEDIAASIDQAADGIAEVSRATDDQAATVEELTATIEEVRERSTETEHAADRIVAATDDQSDAIAELSQRVTELRGKDAESAEFRADGGRTSRLAGGESEFRTDGGITIDAPADAGHDDEGDDGVTIEPAEAEAANGEAADDDTDTDGDYGGFVFEN; encoded by the coding sequence ATGCCATTACTCGCTCGCCTCCGTGCGTGGGTCACGGGGACGGATCCGAACGAGCCGCTGGCGGACGGCGGGGTCACCGTCCAGTCGGGCGCCGACTCGGCCGGAATGCCCGAGTCGGACGCCGCCGCCGACGAGGACGACGAACTGAACGTCGACGACGACCTGCTGCTCGACGGGATGGGGTCGCCCGTCTTCATGGTCGATGCGGACGGCGAGATCGTCGCGTGGAACTCGGCGATCGAGGAGCTGACCGGCGCGAGCGCCGAGGAGGCGATCGGCCACGAACACGCCAGCGAGATGTTCTACCCCGACGGCCGTCGGGCACAGACGCTCGCCGACAAGGTGCTCGAACACCCGAAGTCGGTCCACGAGGAGTTCGGCGTCGACCTGGAGGACGAGTCGATGTGGCTGTACTCCGACACCAGCGTGATGACCGACCAGCACGGCGTCGACCGCGACATCTACTTCACTGCCATGCCGCTGTACGAGGACGACGAGCTGGTCGCCGTCGTCGAGACGGTCCGCGATCGGACGGACCAGGTCCAGCGCCAGAAGGCGGTCGAGGACCTCGTCGACGAGCTCGGCGCGACCATGGGGTTACTGACGGAGGGCAACCTCGACGCACGGGCGTCCTTCGAGGACGAGAACGACTGCCTCGACGACCGGCTGCTCGACGTCATCTGCGACCTCAACGAGATGGCCGAGGCGTTCGAGGAGACCGCCGCCGGCGTCGACGAGGGTACCGCGCGCCTGGAAGACTCCGTCGAGGAGGCGGTCGACGCCGCCGAGGAGATCGCTGAGAACGTCGGCGAGCAGAACGAGCTGCTCTCGGAGGGCGTCTCGGAGATGCAGACGTTCTCCGCGTCGATGGAGGAGGTCGCCGCGACCGCCGAGGAGGTCGACACCGCCGCCGAGCAGGCGCGCGAGGCCGCGACCGACGGGCTCGACGCCAGCGAGGACGCCCGCGAGGCGACCGAGGAGGTGACCGAGATCGGCGAGGAGCTCGTCGACTCCGTCACCGATCTCGGCGACCGGATGGACGACATCGAGTCCGTCGTCGAGGTCATCTCCGACGTGGCCGAGCAGACGAACCTGCTGGCGCTCAACGCCAACATCGAGGCCGCCCGCGCCGGCAAGGACGGCGACGGGTTCGCCGTCGTCGCCGAGGAGGTGAAGACGCTCGCCGACGAGACCCGCCAGCACACCGAACAGATCACCGGCAACATCGAGCAGCTACAGAACCGGACCGACTCGACGGTCGTCGCCGCCGAGCAGAGCCACCAGCAGATCGATCACGCGGCCGACCAGATCGACGACGTGTTGGTAGCGTTCGAGGACATCGCGGCGTCCATCGACCAGGCCGCCGACGGCATCGCCGAGGTGTCGCGCGCGACCGACGACCAGGCGGCCACCGTCGAGGAGCTCACCGCGACCATCGAGGAGGTCCGGGAGCGCTCGACCGAGACCGAACACGCAGCCGACCGGATCGTCGCCGCGACCGACGACCAGAGCGACGCAATCGCCGAGCTGTCCCAGCGCGTGACGGAACTCCGTGGCAAGGACGCCGAAAGCGCCGAGTTCCGTGCAGACGGCGGACGGACGAGCCGACTCGCGGGCGGAGAGTCGGAGTTCCGAACCGACGGCGGCATCACGATCGACGCGCCCGCGGACGCCGGTCACGACGACGAGGGCGACGACGGCGTCACCATCGAACCGGCCGAAGCGGAGGCGGCCAACGGCGAGGCGGCCGACGACGATACCGACACCGACGGCGACTACGGCGGCTTCGTGTTCGAGAACTGA
- a CDS encoding excinuclease ABC subunit C, translating to MDASAVRERAADLPREPGVYQFLDGDTVLYVGKAVDLRDRVPSYADPRSARVSRMVDRADALDFAVTDTETQALLLEANLIKRLNPRFNVRLKDDKSYPLVQITDHPVPRIEATRDPDEAATVFGPFTDKGRVDTVIKAIRETYGLRGCSDHKYQGRERPCLDYEMGLCSAPCTGEIDEASYREDVASAVRFFEGETGALADPLRREMEAAARAREFERAANLRDRLDAVEAFHGEGEDAVSDRSDERAVDVLGAAVEGDSAVVARLHSERGQLVDRSRHSLDAPDAEDRVAEVLSAFLVQYYAERELPDAILLSERPADDDVLAWLEAEGVAVRVPGAGREAKLVDLALKNARSGPTRRDELSALADVLGIDRPERIEGFDVSHAQGKQVVGSDVCFVGGSAEKADYRRKKLTDRNDDYANMRELVKWRAERAVDGRDDRPDPDLLLIDGGDGQLGAARDALAEVGWDVPAVALAKEEELVITADGVHRWEDDAPHLHLLQRVRDEAHRFAVQYHQTLRDDVSTVLDEVPGVGHETRRRLLRRFGSVENVRAAGEDDLLDVPGVGEKTARALKARL from the coding sequence ATGGACGCGAGCGCCGTTCGCGAGCGCGCGGCGGACCTTCCGCGCGAGCCGGGCGTCTACCAGTTCCTCGACGGCGACACCGTGTTGTACGTCGGGAAGGCGGTCGACCTCCGGGACCGCGTGCCGTCGTACGCGGACCCGCGGTCGGCCCGGGTCTCCCGGATGGTCGACCGCGCGGACGCGCTCGATTTCGCGGTCACGGACACCGAGACCCAGGCGCTGTTGCTGGAGGCGAACCTGATCAAGCGGCTCAACCCCCGCTTCAACGTCCGGCTCAAGGACGACAAGTCGTACCCGCTGGTCCAGATCACCGACCACCCGGTCCCGCGGATCGAGGCGACGCGCGACCCCGACGAGGCGGCGACCGTCTTCGGCCCGTTCACCGACAAGGGCCGGGTCGACACCGTGATCAAGGCGATCCGCGAGACGTACGGCCTGCGCGGCTGTTCGGACCACAAGTACCAGGGACGCGAGCGCCCCTGTCTCGACTACGAGATGGGGCTCTGCTCGGCCCCCTGTACCGGCGAGATCGACGAGGCGTCCTACCGCGAGGACGTCGCGTCCGCGGTCCGCTTCTTCGAGGGGGAAACCGGCGCGCTCGCGGACCCGTTGCGGCGGGAGATGGAGGCGGCCGCCCGGGCACGGGAGTTCGAACGCGCGGCGAACCTCCGCGACCGCCTCGACGCGGTCGAGGCGTTCCACGGCGAGGGCGAGGACGCCGTCTCCGACCGCTCCGACGAGCGCGCGGTCGACGTGCTCGGCGCGGCCGTCGAGGGCGACTCGGCCGTCGTCGCGCGCCTCCACAGCGAACGCGGTCAGCTCGTCGACCGGTCTCGCCACTCGCTGGACGCCCCCGACGCAGAGGACCGCGTCGCCGAGGTGCTCTCGGCGTTCCTCGTCCAGTACTACGCCGAGCGGGAGCTTCCCGACGCGATTCTGCTCTCGGAGCGGCCGGCCGACGACGACGTACTCGCGTGGCTGGAGGCTGAGGGCGTCGCCGTCCGCGTCCCCGGCGCGGGACGGGAGGCGAAGCTCGTGGACCTCGCGCTGAAGAACGCCCGCAGCGGTCCGACGCGTCGCGACGAGCTGTCGGCACTGGCCGATGTCCTCGGGATCGACCGCCCCGAGCGCATCGAGGGGTTCGACGTGAGCCACGCCCAGGGGAAGCAGGTTGTCGGCTCCGACGTGTGCTTCGTCGGCGGAAGCGCCGAGAAGGCGGACTACCGTCGAAAGAAGCTCACCGACCGCAACGACGACTACGCGAACATGCGCGAGCTAGTGAAGTGGCGCGCAGAGCGCGCGGTCGACGGGCGCGACGACCGGCCCGACCCGGACCTGCTGCTCATCGACGGCGGCGACGGCCAGCTCGGCGCCGCGCGCGACGCCCTCGCGGAAGTCGGCTGGGACGTGCCGGCGGTGGCGCTCGCCAAGGAGGAGGAACTGGTGATCACGGCCGACGGAGTGCACCGCTGGGAGGACGACGCGCCGCATCTCCACCTCCTCCAGCGCGTTCGCGACGAGGCGCATCGGTTCGCGGTGCAGTATCACCAGACGCTCCGCGACGACGTGTCGACGGTTCTCGACGAGGTGCCCGGCGTCGGTCACGAGACGCGCCGGCGACTCCTCCGGCGGTTCGGCTCAGTCGAGAACGTGCGCGCCGCCGGCGAGGACGACTTGCTGGACGTGCCCGGCGTCGGCGAGAAGACGGCGCGAGCGCTGAAGGCGCGGCTGTAG
- the upp gene encoding uracil phosphoribosyltransferase gives MAIEERGDAHLITHALAKDTLSRLRDVETEQVAFRKGLVKLGRICGYEIIDGAMETEFVSIETPLAETTGERVKGLDNVVIINVLRAATPFVEGLLKAFPRAKQGVISAGRNEEAGMGEDGTFPIEIDYTKLPDITAEDTVIVADPMLATGSTMCAVLDHVLADNPEPEDLFVLSAVSAPDGLTRVAEEAPQADLLTVAIDDELNDEGFIVPGLGDAGDRAFRTQ, from the coding sequence ATGGCTATCGAGGAGCGAGGGGACGCACACCTCATCACGCACGCGCTGGCGAAGGACACGCTCTCACGGCTGCGCGACGTGGAGACGGAGCAGGTCGCGTTCCGAAAGGGGCTGGTGAAGCTGGGCCGCATCTGCGGCTACGAGATCATCGACGGCGCGATGGAGACGGAGTTCGTCTCGATCGAGACGCCGCTGGCGGAGACGACCGGCGAGCGCGTGAAGGGGCTCGACAACGTCGTCATCATCAACGTCCTGCGCGCCGCGACGCCGTTCGTCGAGGGACTGTTGAAGGCGTTCCCGCGCGCCAAGCAGGGCGTCATCTCCGCCGGCCGCAACGAGGAGGCCGGGATGGGGGAGGACGGCACCTTCCCGATCGAGATCGACTACACGAAGCTTCCCGACATCACCGCCGAGGACACCGTCATCGTCGCCGACCCCATGCTCGCGACGGGATCGACGATGTGTGCCGTGCTCGATCACGTGCTCGCCGACAACCCAGAGCCCGAGGACCTGTTCGTGCTCTCCGCCGTCTCCGCCCCGGACGGACTCACCCGCGTCGCCGAGGAGGCGCCGCAGGCCGATCTCCTCACCGTCGCCATCGACGACGAACTCAACGACGAGGGGTTCATCGTCCCCGGCCTCGGCGACGCCGGCGACCGCGCGTTCCGGACGCAGTAA
- the mdh gene encoding malate dehydrogenase — MTKVSVIGAAGTVGAAAGYNIALRDIADELVFVDIPDMEETTIGQAADTNHGVAYDSNTRIRQGDYSATEGSDVVVITAGIPRKEGQTRIDLAGDNAPIMEDIGESLREYNDDFVSITTSNPVDLLNRHLYESGERAREKVIGFGGRLDSARFRYVLSERFDAPVKNVEATILGEHGDAQVPVFSKVRVDGADPEFTADEKEEILGDLQESAMDVISRKGATEWGPATGVAHMVEAVIRDTGEVLPGSIALEGEFGHEDTAFGVPVKLGSGGVEEVVEWNLDDYEADLMDEAAEKLSTQYDKIA, encoded by the coding sequence ATGACGAAAGTCAGCGTGATCGGCGCGGCGGGAACGGTGGGTGCCGCGGCCGGCTACAACATCGCGCTTCGGGACATCGCGGACGAACTCGTGTTCGTCGACATCCCGGACATGGAGGAGACGACGATCGGCCAGGCGGCCGACACCAATCACGGGGTCGCGTACGATTCCAACACGCGGATCCGCCAGGGTGACTATTCGGCCACTGAGGGCTCGGACGTGGTCGTCATCACCGCGGGCATCCCGCGCAAGGAGGGGCAGACCCGGATCGACCTGGCGGGCGACAACGCGCCGATCATGGAGGACATCGGCGAGTCGCTGCGCGAGTACAACGACGACTTCGTGTCGATCACCACCTCGAACCCCGTGGACCTGCTCAACCGCCACCTGTACGAGAGCGGCGAGCGCGCCCGCGAGAAGGTGATCGGCTTCGGCGGCCGCCTCGACTCCGCGCGCTTCCGGTACGTGCTCTCCGAGCGCTTCGACGCGCCGGTGAAGAACGTCGAGGCGACGATCCTCGGCGAGCACGGCGACGCGCAGGTGCCCGTGTTCTCGAAGGTCCGCGTCGACGGCGCCGACCCCGAGTTCACTGCCGACGAGAAGGAGGAGATCCTCGGCGACCTCCAGGAGTCGGCGATGGACGTGATCTCGCGCAAGGGCGCGACCGAGTGGGGGCCGGCCACGGGCGTCGCCCACATGGTCGAGGCCGTGATCCGCGACACCGGCGAGGTGCTCCCCGGCTCCATCGCGCTGGAGGGCGAGTTCGGCCACGAGGACACCGCCTTCGGCGTCCCCGTGAAGCTCGGATCCGGCGGCGTCGAGGAGGTCGTCGAGTGGAACCTCGACGACTACGAGGCCGACCTCATGGACGAGGCGGCCGAGAAACTCTCGACCCAGTACGACAAGATCGCGTAG
- a CDS encoding DUF7569 family protein: MSDSCDACGSSVEDALARTIRLSVDRSTVDEQRLCPGCFAEWIDRYEQQMRTEPDVTIDEENDIIVD, from the coding sequence ATGTCCGACTCTTGTGACGCGTGCGGGTCGTCGGTGGAGGACGCGCTCGCCCGGACGATCCGCCTGTCGGTCGATCGCTCGACGGTCGACGAGCAGCGCCTGTGCCCCGGCTGTTTCGCCGAGTGGATCGACCGCTACGAGCAACAGATGCGGACCGAACCGGACGTGACGATCGACGAGGAAAACGACATCATCGTCGACTGA
- a CDS encoding S9 family peptidase translates to MDTIQASDFHDIAKPSDPRVAPDGEHVAFVRSEPSDDESYESTVYLAPTDGDDDARRLTLEEGTDAEPRFSPSGDRLAFTSTRGKDDDTQQLWLLPLDGPGGEAEQITDVVGGVTSIAWSPDGSRIAFLQSVTEGDREEERDLEVPDEYDPEEPDPRVIDRTVYRTGTNYFDGKRPQVYVLDVESGDLTRVTDGDHDHAEPTWGDDGTLYFTAQKAGDDPDDNYDIDVVAYDTESGDAEDVLRTTGWGAALAVTEDHRIAYTYTEAEQASIQPTELHVYDRAADETYDLTADLDRGLGYEAFPQWGPDEERVFFTTPDEGATSLWSAPGDASDAPEREYRGGAVNGAHVADGVTAITKSEWDHPGDLFVLDGSEERRLTRLNGEYLDDVAVSEPEPVAFESEQGPVEGWVLTPPGFDENETYPLAVEVHGGPHAMWTTSGTMWHEFQTLAARGYVVFWSNPRGSTGFGEEFMQAIERDWGDVTLTDVLAGVEEVAARDYVDETNAFLTGGSFGGYMTSWTVGQTDYFRAAVSQRGVYDFTGFYGSTDGAYKLVEGDYDTTPWEEPELLWEHSPVAHADEVETPTLVLHSDDDYRTPDNTAELFHRILRKHGVDTRLVRYPREGHELSRSGEPAHIVDRIERIARWFDGYSEHHDAERALDRPDDEGLSAGEDEDDGNGDSDEE, encoded by the coding sequence ATGGACACGATTCAGGCGAGCGACTTCCACGACATCGCCAAGCCGAGCGACCCGCGGGTCGCGCCGGACGGCGAGCACGTGGCGTTCGTACGCAGCGAGCCGAGCGACGACGAGTCCTACGAGTCGACGGTGTACCTCGCGCCGACCGACGGCGACGACGACGCGCGGCGGCTGACGCTCGAGGAGGGGACCGACGCCGAACCGCGCTTCTCGCCGAGCGGCGACCGCCTCGCGTTCACCTCGACGCGCGGGAAGGACGACGACACCCAACAGCTGTGGCTCCTTCCGCTCGACGGCCCCGGCGGCGAGGCCGAGCAGATCACCGACGTTGTCGGCGGCGTCACCTCGATCGCGTGGAGCCCCGACGGGAGCCGGATCGCGTTCCTCCAGTCCGTGACCGAGGGGGACCGCGAGGAGGAGCGCGATCTGGAGGTTCCCGACGAGTACGATCCCGAGGAACCGGATCCGCGCGTCATCGACCGGACGGTGTACCGGACCGGTACCAACTACTTCGACGGGAAACGCCCGCAGGTGTACGTCCTCGATGTCGAGTCGGGTGACCTCACGCGCGTCACCGACGGCGACCACGACCACGCCGAGCCGACGTGGGGCGACGACGGGACGCTGTACTTCACGGCACAGAAGGCCGGCGACGACCCCGACGACAACTACGATATCGATGTCGTCGCCTACGACACCGAGTCCGGCGACGCCGAGGACGTGCTCCGCACCACGGGCTGGGGCGCGGCGCTCGCGGTCACGGAGGACCACCGGATCGCCTACACGTACACCGAGGCCGAGCAGGCGAGCATCCAGCCGACCGAGCTCCACGTGTACGACCGCGCGGCCGACGAGACCTACGACCTCACGGCCGACCTCGACCGCGGTCTCGGCTACGAGGCCTTCCCGCAGTGGGGTCCCGACGAGGAGCGCGTGTTCTTCACCACGCCCGACGAGGGCGCGACGAGCCTCTGGTCGGCGCCCGGCGACGCGAGCGACGCGCCCGAACGTGAGTACCGCGGGGGCGCCGTCAACGGCGCCCACGTCGCCGACGGCGTGACGGCGATCACGAAAAGCGAGTGGGATCATCCGGGCGATCTCTTCGTTTTGGACGGGTCCGAGGAGCGTCGGCTCACCCGCCTGAACGGGGAGTACCTCGATGACGTCGCCGTCTCCGAGCCCGAACCCGTCGCCTTCGAGTCCGAGCAGGGGCCCGTCGAGGGGTGGGTGTTGACGCCGCCCGGCTTCGATGAGAACGAAACCTACCCGCTCGCCGTGGAGGTCCACGGCGGCCCGCACGCGATGTGGACCACGAGCGGGACGATGTGGCACGAGTTCCAGACGCTCGCGGCGCGCGGCTACGTCGTGTTCTGGTCGAACCCGCGCGGCTCCACGGGCTTCGGCGAGGAGTTCATGCAGGCCATCGAGCGCGACTGGGGCGACGTGACGCTCACCGACGTGCTGGCCGGCGTCGAGGAGGTCGCCGCGCGCGACTACGTCGACGAGACGAACGCCTTCCTCACCGGCGGCTCCTTCGGGGGCTACATGACCTCGTGGACGGTCGGGCAGACCGACTACTTCCGCGCGGCCGTCTCCCAGCGCGGCGTCTACGACTTCACCGGCTTCTACGGCTCGACCGACGGGGCGTACAAGCTGGTCGAGGGCGACTACGACACGACGCCGTGGGAGGAGCCGGAGCTCCTCTGGGAGCACTCGCCGGTCGCGCACGCCGACGAGGTGGAGACGCCGACGCTGGTGCTCCACTCCGACGACGACTACCGCACGCCGGACAACACCGCGGAGCTGTTCCACCGGATCCTCCGCAAGCACGGCGTCGACACGCGGCTCGTGCGGTACCCGCGCGAGGGACACGAGCTGTCCCGCTCGGGCGAGCCGGCGCACATCGTCGACCGCATCGAACGCATCGCTCGCTGGTTCGACGGCTATTCCGAGCACCACGACGCCGAGCGGGCGCTCGATCGCCCGGACGATGAGGGGCTGAGCGCCGGCGAGGACGAGGACGACGGGAACGGCGACAGCGACGAGGAGTAG
- a CDS encoding IMPACT family protein, giving the protein MATPDPYRTVDGRASAEFTVQGSRFIGHLAPADTVEAAEAFIEEARSEYDDATHNVPAYRVPASDGPSKSPGEVMLREYSSDDGEPTGSAGKPALNVLEQGEVRNVVAVVTRYYGGTNLGVGGLARAYSRAVKDGLEAAGVVEEKPHEHVALTVAYDDSGTVRGILESTGVEFDADYDAEVTFEARVPVADAPDLRDRLRSATSGRVDIG; this is encoded by the coding sequence ATGGCGACCCCCGACCCGTACCGTACCGTCGACGGCCGCGCGTCCGCGGAGTTCACGGTGCAGGGGTCGCGGTTCATCGGCCACCTGGCACCCGCCGACACCGTCGAGGCGGCGGAGGCGTTTATTGAGGAGGCGCGCTCGGAGTACGACGACGCGACGCACAACGTCCCCGCCTACCGCGTCCCCGCGAGCGACGGACCGTCGAAGTCGCCGGGCGAGGTGATGCTCCGGGAGTATTCGAGCGACGACGGCGAGCCGACCGGCTCCGCCGGGAAGCCGGCGCTGAACGTCCTCGAACAGGGGGAGGTCCGCAACGTCGTCGCCGTCGTCACGCGCTATTACGGCGGGACGAACCTCGGCGTCGGCGGCCTCGCCCGGGCCTACTCCCGCGCGGTGAAGGACGGACTCGAGGCCGCCGGCGTCGTCGAGGAGAAGCCCCACGAACACGTCGCGCTCACGGTCGCGTACGACGACTCCGGGACGGTTCGGGGGATCCTCGAATCGACGGGCGTCGAGTTCGACGCCGACTACGACGCCGAGGTGACGTTCGAGGCGCGCGTTCCCGTCGCCGACGCGCCCGACCTCCGCGACCGGCTGCGCTCGGCGACGAGCGGCCGGGTCGACATCGGATAA
- a CDS encoding amino acid-binding protein: MFDEILGKFEGSPGQQAVVRLLLARGFSVNEEGRVVSGGIEIPDTGIAREAGVDRRVVDATTTAIREDEQLRRIFANITSVPSLMDLAPVLGLTVLTVEVGDPDAAGIVAEITGMLADAGLSLRQVLSDDPEFADEPKLYLITDEELPGDLLVSIRELPYVRSVEF, translated from the coding sequence ATGTTCGACGAGATCCTGGGAAAGTTCGAGGGGTCGCCGGGACAGCAGGCGGTGGTGCGGCTCCTGCTCGCGCGCGGGTTCTCCGTCAACGAGGAGGGACGGGTCGTCTCCGGCGGGATCGAGATCCCCGACACCGGGATCGCCCGCGAGGCGGGCGTCGACCGCCGCGTCGTCGACGCGACGACGACCGCGATCCGCGAGGACGAGCAGCTGCGGCGGATCTTCGCCAACATCACGTCGGTGCCGAGCCTGATGGACCTGGCACCGGTGCTCGGGCTCACCGTGCTCACCGTCGAGGTCGGCGACCCGGACGCCGCCGGCATCGTCGCCGAGATCACCGGGATGCTCGCGGACGCCGGGCTCTCGCTTCGACAGGTGCTCTCGGACGACCCCGAGTTCGCCGACGAGCCGAAACTGTACCTCATCACCGACGAGGAGCTGCCGGGCGATCTGCTCGTGTCGATCCGCGAGCTGCCGTACGTCCGCAGCGTCGAGTTCTGA
- the hisB gene encoding imidazoleglycerol-phosphate dehydratase HisB has product MSDRTAAVSRETAETDIDLTLAIDGDGDGEVDTGVGFFDHMLTAFATHGLFDLTVRCEGDTHIDDHHTVEDVGIALGEAFAEALGDKRGIRRYADRRVPLDEAVAGVVVDVSGRPYFEFSGEFSQDEVGELTSDMARHFAYSLAMNADLTLHVEVERGVNAHHEVEALFKALARALDDATRLDERRSDTPSTKGDL; this is encoded by the coding sequence ATGAGCGATCGCACGGCGGCCGTGAGTCGGGAGACGGCCGAGACGGACATCGACCTCACGCTCGCGATCGACGGCGACGGCGACGGCGAGGTCGACACGGGCGTCGGCTTCTTCGACCACATGCTGACCGCGTTCGCCACGCACGGGCTGTTCGACCTGACCGTCCGCTGCGAGGGCGACACGCACATCGACGACCACCACACCGTCGAGGACGTGGGGATCGCGCTGGGCGAGGCGTTCGCGGAGGCGCTGGGCGACAAGCGCGGCATCCGCCGCTACGCCGACCGCCGGGTCCCGCTGGACGAGGCTGTCGCCGGCGTCGTCGTCGACGTGAGCGGCCGGCCGTACTTCGAATTCTCGGGCGAGTTCTCCCAGGACGAGGTCGGCGAGCTGACCAGCGACATGGCCCGGCACTTCGCGTACTCGCTGGCGATGAACGCCGACCTCACGCTGCACGTCGAGGTCGAGCGCGGCGTCAACGCCCACCACGAGGTCGAGGCGCTGTTCAAGGCGCTGGCGCGGGCGCTGGACGACGCGACCCGGCTGGACGAGCGCCGCAGCGACACGCCGAGCACGAAGGGCGACCTGTAA